The following are encoded together in the Saliniramus fredricksonii genome:
- a CDS encoding GNAT family N-acetyltransferase, translating to MISWFAATAPASVLPLSIKHTRELAALHAAAFARPWSAFDFERLLVERDVYGDGLFLGESRPPQGFCLSRVRRDEAEVLTIAIAPSLRGKGHARRLLHSHLETLRARRVIRVHLEVDEGNRAALALYARFGFSEIGRRAGPGRFDDGERATAILMAADL from the coding sequence ATGATTTCCTGGTTTGCCGCCACCGCGCCCGCGAGCGTCCTGCCCCTCTCGATCAAGCATACCCGCGAGCTGGCCGCTTTGCATGCCGCCGCCTTCGCCCGCCCCTGGAGCGCCTTTGATTTCGAGCGCCTGCTCGTGGAGCGCGATGTCTATGGCGACGGGCTGTTTCTGGGTGAATCGCGCCCGCCGCAGGGTTTCTGCCTTTCGCGTGTGCGCCGGGACGAGGCGGAGGTCCTCACCATCGCCATCGCGCCTTCCCTGCGCGGCAAGGGCCATGCCCGCCGGCTCCTGCACAGCCATCTGGAGACTTTGCGCGCGCGCCGCGTCATCCGCGTGCATCTGGAGGTGGATGAGGGCAACCGGGCCGCACTCGCGCTCTATGCCCGCTTCGGCTTCAGCGAGATCGGCCGCCGCGCCGGGCCCGGACGGTTCGATGACGGCGAGCGGGCGACCGCGATCCTGATGGCGGCGGATCTGTAG
- a CDS encoding FAD-dependent oxidoreductase has protein sequence MDRKSSITRRAAVVGGVGLVGFIAGRSAMPALPSTDGVRSLDAPVVQAGRDREFTLNDASMLSKTPIHRHMQLRQSDDDLIREFRRILAQAQAEGRPVNVGAARHSMGGQAIPRDGTAISIDNARLEADTSAGIYRVNGAARWSEVIAALDPLGFSPAVMQSNSDFGVAATFSVNAHGWPVPFGPMGATVRSLRMVLPDGELVTASRSENAELFALAMGGYGLIGLIVDLEVEMVANQRLAPSFEIMPAAEFPASFRAAVDDPAKPMVYGRLNVDRANLFEEALLVSYSPTEDQSDIPAARGSGTLSHLASRLYRMQVGREGMKRLRWWAEKGLAPLFAGESTRNSLMNEPVATLDDRDPNRVDILHEYFIPFEAFDGFLHACREVIPNAFVEFLNVTLRYVDRDPDSWLAHSPTPRIAAVMSFTQEVTRRAEADHARMTRDLIDRVLELGGSYYLPYRPHARIDQFKAAYPRAVAFAQAKRRIDPALRLRNNLWDQYLGAV, from the coding sequence ATGGATAGAAAATCCAGCATCACACGGCGCGCTGCCGTGGTGGGTGGTGTGGGCCTCGTCGGCTTCATCGCCGGTCGTTCGGCAATGCCGGCCTTGCCGTCGACGGATGGCGTCCGCTCACTGGACGCGCCGGTCGTTCAGGCTGGTCGCGACAGGGAATTCACGCTGAACGATGCCAGCATGCTGTCAAAGACGCCGATACACCGGCATATGCAACTGCGGCAGTCCGATGACGACCTGATCAGGGAGTTTCGCAGGATACTGGCCCAGGCGCAGGCGGAGGGGCGGCCCGTCAATGTCGGCGCTGCACGTCATTCCATGGGTGGTCAGGCCATACCGCGCGATGGAACCGCGATTTCAATCGACAATGCCCGGCTCGAGGCCGATACGTCGGCGGGCATCTATCGCGTCAATGGCGCCGCGCGCTGGTCCGAGGTCATCGCAGCATTGGATCCGCTGGGCTTCAGCCCGGCTGTCATGCAGTCGAACAGCGATTTCGGGGTCGCCGCGACGTTTTCGGTCAATGCCCATGGCTGGCCGGTGCCCTTTGGACCGATGGGCGCGACGGTCCGGTCGCTGCGCATGGTCTTGCCGGATGGCGAGCTGGTGACGGCTTCGCGCAGCGAGAATGCCGAGCTCTTCGCTCTTGCCATGGGTGGTTACGGGCTGATCGGGCTGATCGTTGATCTCGAAGTCGAGATGGTGGCGAACCAGCGCCTCGCCCCGTCCTTCGAGATCATGCCGGCCGCCGAATTCCCGGCATCGTTTCGCGCCGCCGTGGATGATCCGGCGAAACCGATGGTCTATGGCCGGCTCAACGTCGATCGCGCCAATCTCTTCGAAGAAGCGCTGCTTGTCAGTTATTCACCGACGGAGGATCAGTCGGATATCCCGGCGGCGCGTGGCTCGGGAACGCTGTCTCACCTCGCATCCCGTCTGTATCGTATGCAGGTGGGGCGCGAAGGGATGAAACGCCTGCGCTGGTGGGCGGAAAAGGGGCTCGCGCCGCTTTTTGCCGGCGAGAGTACGCGCAACTCCCTCATGAACGAGCCCGTCGCGACACTCGATGACCGGGATCCGAACCGTGTCGATATTCTGCATGAATACTTCATTCCCTTCGAGGCCTTCGACGGGTTCCTGCACGCCTGCCGTGAGGTCATTCCGAACGCCTTCGTCGAATTCCTGAATGTGACGCTGCGATACGTGGACAGGGATCCCGATAGCTGGCTTGCGCATTCGCCGACGCCGCGGATCGCGGCAGTCATGTCCTTCACGCAGGAGGTCACGCGCCGCGCCGAGGCCGATCACGCGCGCATGACGCGTGACCTGATCGATCGCGTGCTGGAACTGGGGGGCAGCTACTACCTGCCTTACCGGCCGCATGCGCGGATCGACCAGTTCAAGGCCGCCTATCCGCGCGCCGTCGCATTCGCGCAGGCCAAGCGGCGCATCGATCCCGCCTTGCGCCTGCGTAACAATCTCTGGGATCAATATCTGGGTGCAGTATGA
- a CDS encoding lysophospholipid acyltransferase family protein, translating to MAGGAVMRGLGRLARSLKIFAKALLLTLVFFALWPFHSVSLRRHGRLARRLPILFHRIACALIGLAIHESGTRPRDVPALILSNHSSWIDIVALSALAPVSFVAKSEIAGWPVFGTLARLQRSIFVDRNNRRATGEIAQTMARRLGRGEWIVLFAEGTTSDGNRVLPFKAPLVGAARMALDPGRGEAQGEGAPTLLPALLLQPLAITYTRRNGLPLTRRERPDLCWYGTMDLVPHLADILAGGSIDVVIHWGTPRSFDAQSDRKAMTRAAWREVRAAVSRANRGLDVAGDNVREDECSRADHRRTADSR from the coding sequence ATGGCTGGCGGGGCAGTGATGCGAGGGCTTGGCCGCCTTGCGCGCAGCCTCAAGATATTCGCCAAGGCGCTGCTTCTCACCCTCGTCTTCTTCGCGCTCTGGCCCTTCCATAGCGTCTCCCTGCGCCGCCATGGCCGGCTCGCGCGCCGGCTGCCGATCCTGTTTCACCGCATCGCCTGCGCGCTGATCGGCCTGGCGATCCATGAGAGCGGCACCCGCCCGCGCGACGTGCCGGCGCTCATTCTCTCCAACCATTCCTCCTGGATCGACATCGTCGCGCTCTCGGCGCTCGCGCCGGTTTCCTTCGTCGCGAAATCCGAGATTGCCGGCTGGCCCGTCTTCGGGACGCTGGCGCGGCTGCAGCGCTCGATCTTCGTCGACCGCAACAACCGCCGCGCCACCGGTGAGATCGCGCAGACCATGGCGCGCCGGCTGGGGCGCGGCGAGTGGATCGTGCTCTTCGCCGAGGGCACCACCAGCGACGGCAACCGCGTCCTGCCCTTCAAGGCGCCGCTGGTGGGGGCTGCGCGCATGGCGCTCGATCCGGGGAGAGGTGAGGCGCAAGGGGAGGGCGCTCCCACACTTCTCCCCGCGCTCCTGCTGCAACCGCTCGCCATCACCTATACCCGCCGCAACGGCCTGCCGCTGACGCGCCGCGAGCGGCCCGATCTGTGCTGGTACGGCACCATGGATCTGGTCCCCCATCTCGCCGATATCCTCGCCGGCGGCTCCATCGACGTGGTGATCCACTGGGGCACGCCCCGCAGCTTCGATGCACAAAGCGACCGCAAGGCCATGACCCGCGCCGCCTGGCGCGAGGTCCGCGCGGCGGTCAGCCGGGCGAATCGGGGGCTGGATGTGGCGGGAGATAACGTCCGGGAGGATGAATGTTCGCGCGCTGATCATCGCCGAACGGCTGATAGCAGGTGA
- a CDS encoding nuclear transport factor 2 family protein, whose product MADQNIVNEAFLDAFAEAWNRHDPDAILAMMTEDCAFLPATGPNADGARFEGQTDVRAAIETFFQNFPDASWNAPRHFIQGNRGVTEWLFKATGPNGKIETYGCDLFVFRDGKIAVKDSYRKNRVG is encoded by the coding sequence ATGGCCGATCAGAATATTGTCAACGAGGCCTTTCTCGACGCCTTCGCCGAGGCCTGGAACCGCCATGACCCGGACGCCATCCTCGCCATGATGACCGAAGACTGCGCCTTCCTCCCCGCCACCGGCCCCAATGCCGACGGCGCCCGTTTTGAGGGCCAGACAGACGTCCGCGCCGCCATCGAAACCTTCTTCCAGAACTTCCCCGACGCCAGCTGGAACGCCCCCAGACACTTCATCCAGGGCAACCGCGGCGTCACCGAATGGCTCTTCAAGGCCACCGGCCCGAATGGCAAGATCGAGACCTATGGCTGCGATCTTTTCGTGTTCAGGGACGGGAAGATCGCGGTGAAGGATTCGTATCGGAAGAATCGGGTTGGGTGA
- the tsaB gene encoding tRNA (adenosine(37)-N6)-threonylcarbamoyltransferase complex dimerization subunit type 1 TsaB produces the protein MRVLAIDTALGACSACILDAGAADPLAVETLTMERGHAEALMPLIGRVAEAVPGGFESIDRVAVTIGPGSFTGMRVGISAARAIGLAADVPVVGVTTLSALLAPLVAAGDRRLIAAAIDARHGAVYFQAVAPGGRSVVAPAHIGIREAVRYLGSGPVVLTGSAASLIAAEAMQAGVSVSSAHAEDAPDILFVARLGMAADPAQALPKPFYLRAPDARPQDAARIARR, from the coding sequence GTGCGGGTTCTGGCGATCGATACGGCGCTCGGCGCCTGCTCGGCCTGCATCCTCGATGCCGGGGCTGCTGATCCGCTCGCCGTCGAGACCCTCACCATGGAGCGCGGCCATGCCGAAGCGCTGATGCCCCTGATCGGGCGGGTCGCCGAAGCCGTCCCCGGCGGTTTCGAGAGCATCGACCGCGTCGCGGTGACGATCGGGCCCGGCAGCTTCACCGGCATGCGCGTGGGGATTTCCGCCGCCCGCGCCATCGGGCTGGCTGCCGATGTGCCCGTCGTCGGCGTCACCACGCTCTCGGCCCTGCTCGCCCCCCTCGTCGCGGCGGGGGATCGCCGGTTGATCGCGGCGGCGATCGATGCCCGCCACGGGGCGGTCTATTTCCAGGCCGTGGCGCCGGGCGGGCGCAGCGTCGTCGCGCCCGCGCATATCGGCATCCGCGAGGCGGTGCGCTATCTCGGATCGGGCCCGGTGGTGCTGACGGGATCGGCGGCGAGCCTCATCGCTGCGGAGGCGATGCAGGCCGGCGTGAGCGTGTCGAGTGCCCATGCGGAAGACGCGCCGGATATCCTTTTCGTCGCCCGTCTCGGCATGGCGGCTGATCCCGCTCAGGCTCTGCCGAAACCTTTTTACCTGCGCGCTCCCGATGCGCGCCCGCAGGATGCGGCCCGGATTGCGAGGCGCTGA